TGCACTGACTTCGCTCAGGGTCAAAGAAAAGTCCTGTCGGACACTGTCGTATCCAAAGCCGTCCATTAAGGCAACGGTAGTACACATCACACAGCGTAGGGTGAGCTATTTTGTTTAGTTCATTTTCTTCTGTGCACTGCTCTATGACTGCTTCTGGTGGAGGAGGAAGTCGGTCGGGCTGTTATCGTAAGATAGAGTCGTTGCAGTTAGATTGGAGAAGAAGGTATACCGATTGCGTCATTATAATACTTACTTCACACGGATTTTCCACATCGTCAACTATGCACCATTCGTTTGCAGCTTCAAATATCGTACCCGGTGCACAGAAGCGCTCGACGGTTACATTGCCAATGCATATGTAGTATCTGAAACGGATTCGAAATAATCAGTGTGTAATTTGTGATTGACGAATTGTGTTTGTCATTCATAAGCTAAAGCGATAGAAATAGCGATGGATCACATCCAATCTTTGGACCTCAGCTCGTGATAATGGATTGCAGCATAGGAAAAGAACGGCCCCTTAGGTGAGGCGCTTAGCGATCGTTTACTATGCTAACTGCGAAATCCGTCACTGCTCATACTTCACTTACCTTTGGCATGAGTTTAAGCTTGCTAATGTTGCTTGATTTCCATCAGGATTGTTCTGACAAACAAAGTCTAAACATTCCGCATGATCGGGTGTATCGCAGACGAAAAGGCTAGGATTGAAGTGTAACCCGGCTGGACACATGTCTGTAGCTATAAGTTCCCTATTTTCACAAACAACGGACATGGTACAGTCGCCTGGGTATGCCAACTCGACTAACTCATCTGACGGTTGCGCTGCACAAAGTGCTGCCAAATCCACCCCTTCTTCAACAGTGGTAGTTTCTACGGCTGCCGTGGTAGTTTCATCTTCCGTAGTATCTGTCTCAGTTGTCGTTGTACTATCTGGATCGTTCGTTGTCGGTGCTTCTTCTGTGCTCGTTGTAATATCTGGATCGTTCGTTGTCGGTGCTTCTTCTGTGCTCGTGGTAATATCTGGTTCattcgttgttgttgattcTTCCGGGGTCGTTGTCGTTGTTATATCTGGATTTTCCGTTGTTGTTTCACAAGGTTGTGGCTCGATTTGACAATCCACGTTTGCTTCAGGTTCACAACGTTGCGTGTCAGGGTTGTAGTATAATCCTTCCTGACAACACATTAGAATACCGATGCCATTAAAGCATGAGATGAACACACTGCAGTCAATTTCACTTGGTTCCATAGTCCACTCGAATGTAGGAGTGCCTTGGCAAGGCATGGTAGCGATTTCGTCTGGGTAGCATTGTCTTGTTTCTGGACAACTGTGGACAACGTTGACCACAACAATCAATGCTATGAGCAGCTTTTCAAACACACTGAACTTTCCAGAGAACATGTTGTTCGATTACTACTAAACGCACAACTAAACCAAACCACCTCTTACTGCCTGTCGAATATTTGGATACATCAGTAACGCGAAACGGCATTCGTTCACTGATAAGCGTCAATGAACGTTCGAAAATTCCATTCACTGACGCCTTTATCTTATCCATGGATTAACACAATTCATTGCCATTGAAACGAAAATCCCTGGCACTGAGCTCATGTGCACCTGCGTAAGACCTCCAACGTGA
This genomic window from Anopheles maculipalpis chromosome 2RL, idAnoMacuDA_375_x, whole genome shotgun sequence contains:
- the LOC126556174 gene encoding uncharacterized protein LOC126556174 is translated as MFSGKFSVFEKLLIALIVVVNVVHSCPETRQCYPDEIATMPCQGTPTFEWTMEPSEIDCSVFISCFNGIGILMCCQEGLYYNPDTQRCEPEANVDCQIEPQPCETTTENPDITTTTTPEESTTTNEPDITTSTEEAPTTNDPDITTSTEEAPTTNDPDSTTTTETDTTEDETTTAAVETTTVEEGVDLAALCAAQPSDELVELAYPGDCTMSVVCENRELIATDMCPAGLHFNPSLFVCDTPDHAECLDFVCQNNPDGNQATLASLNSCQRYYICIGNVTVERFCAPGTIFEAANEWCIVDDVENPCEPDRLPPPPEAVIEQCTEENELNKIAHPTLCDVYYRCLNGRLWIRQCPTGLFFDPERSQCNLPDFVSCEITR